A region of the Zonotrichia albicollis isolate bZonAlb1 chromosome 13, bZonAlb1.hap1, whole genome shotgun sequence genome:
GCCCACGCTCCTGTTTGACAAATCCTCTGGGTTAGAGGCAGATTGAGCTCATTTCTGCCTTTGTTGTGGGGAAGGGGGGTGGTCTCTGCGCAGGCAGTTCTGCGTGGTGCgttccctgtgctctgtgtgctcctCCAGAGGCCCTGGCACTGACTCATGATGCTTTAACTGTTGCTGGGgctctcctggagctgaggTGTTCCCTGTGAAGGATCTCCATcttctgtggagctgctgctgctgctgctcagagtttcAGTTGATTCTGCTGGGTCTGGATGACTCATGCAGAgttttttctctgtctcctgcccctgagGCTGTTAGCTGTAGCAGTTGTCTTGGGAAGGGTTCTGGCAGTCCCAGTGCCCTGTGGAGGGAGATGGGGcaagctgtgctctgtgctcctgaGGTCACAGGCTCAACTttgagccagctgtgccaggtgaAGGTAATTCTCATTAACTTATCAGAGAGATCCAGATTTGTTGAAACAAGACTGATCATTTTTGGAGCATGAGCAGTctgtgcagtgctgagggcaaTCCCATACCCTGCTCCTCACACCAATCCCACCAGTGTGGCTGCCCAGTCCCACCctgtctgcagctctgcccagctgaATGGGCCAAGCAAGAGGAAATcttgcccagggagctgcagttcAGACCTTGGGTATTTGTGAAGATCTGGGGTGGCCCTGTGCAGTTCCCATCACTccaagggcagagcagagccccagctgcaTTTTTCATAGGGTCACCCACTTGCCACAGTGTCAACTTTCAGTTCTCAGGGTTTGTTTGCAAACAAGGCTGTCTGGGATAGTCCCAGACCACCTGCTAGACATCAAGTACTGTCACCCTGTGCCACAGCCTTTGAAGATGCTCCTCAGATGCAATTCCACCAGACTCCTTCACTTTctgctcctttttctttctggagTGATACAAGCACAGATTTGAggtgctgagcagagcagcattTGAGAACAGCACCTCAGCAGGCAGCCTGCTTGATCCAAATTTGCTTCTGCAGAGTTCCCCCCATTTCTTAGCCATTCATTCTGTGGCCAGGTCTGACCTGTTGCTGTTTGTTGGCCTTTGCTGGCTGATCACAGATTCTCTTCCCCCAAGAATTTCTGCAGGCCGTGGCAGAAGGTGTGTGCTGTCGTGTGCCTGCTGCAAACCTGTGTTGAGCTCCTGCTTCACCACCCAAACAGGGCTGAGAGGGTTTTTCTTTGCCCCAGCCTCCCTCCACGGGTGGATCTTTCCTTGCCTTTCCCAGGAGACCTCTCCACCTGCCAATCCCGAGGCTGTGAATTTCCTGAGGGCGTATTCCCGCTGTGGCTCTGGGATCAGGCCATGCAGacccctgtccccaaggcctgCCAGGGCAAAAGCAGGAGCAGACACAGAGGCACAGGGTGCTGAAACCAAGGTGAGTTACACACTGactgcatccatccatcccaggcATTTCTGGCATGGAAAATCCATTCTTCTAGAGTGTTGGGGCAGATGTGCTGCATGAGTTGGGAGATGTGTAAATGCTGTTCCTGGctgaagggaaggagcagggtcCTGGTCACTGGGGTGGTGAGATGGATATTCAGGGACTCAATTTCTAGCTTCATCCTCACTCATAGTTCAGGAGCTCATGAAGTTTGCTGTGAAAATTCCACCTCCTCATGCCAGCAATCTCAAATCTGCTCTTCCAAGGGCTTTGCAGGAGGTCTTGGGGTTTTGAAGGCTGTTCCCATTGTAATCAAAGGAACTGTggcttctggatgttagataAAAATTTGGGAAATGAGTGTGTGTTTTAGTAAGGAGAGTTAAATCAGCATTAGTAGTTAAACCTTTCAAGTAGTCTGTTTGGGAGGTCCTAAACAGCTCCATGACTCATGTCCTTTTCCCTTGGCAATTGTGAGATTGTCAGTTTGTTGGTTCCTAAATGCCATGAACAACTTAATTAAACAGGACATGATTTACAAAGGAGGAGACCAGGGAAATCTTAAATGCAAACACAGCCACCTTCTCCACTGTTTTGTccagcagaggagctgtggtGGAGTTGCTGTTTCTGGGGAAGTGCCCAAGCAGCaaagttcctgctctgccaggggTTCTGTTGCATTTCTTGGTGAGCTCCCAGCCTGTTTTTCCTCTGCCCTCAAAATGCTTCATGGGGACTACATCAAgcctgaggtttttttgtctttctggcTTTTAAGGCATGTGGTCATCTTGGGGACCTTATAGAGGTCAGGATTAGGCTTGGCTTTAGGTGCCTGCCTTCCCAACCAtggccacagctcctgcctgagACAGGCTGTGCCGAGGGTCCGCCTGTCCTGCCGTCACACAATCCATGACCTTGTGTGCTGCATTTCTGCTTTCCCCTTGCATGGCCAGTGTCAGCTGGCTGTGTGCCTGTGCCCAACCTGCCCCTGATGCCTGGCTCTCTGTTTTTGCAGCTGCAGGTGGAGGGCAGGAGCGTTGACTTCATCAGGCACAACGCGTGCAGCGCCAAGCGGGCGCCGCTGCGCCGCTCGCAGTCCCTGCAGGCGCTGgcgcagctgctgcagcaccggcagcaggagcaggagcagtaCAACGCCACGCAAAAGGGACACGTCCCCCAGTAGTAAGTGTGCCTCTCTCTGCCCCATGGGACTGAGACAGGCTTAATGCATCCCGTGGGTGTGCCTGGAGAGATGGGCTGGGCATAGAGGTGCTCTTGCAATGTGCAGCAGTGCCTTTTTCTGGGACTGGGGAGTAAAcgctgtccctgctgctttcTTGGCTTAACCAGCATCCCAGTGTGACAGGGCTCAGAGGGAGTTTTGTCTCCTCCTCCCTTGCTTGCTGTTGTACAATGATGCTGATATGGGGAAGCTCTGTGTGCCTTGAGAAATGTGCTCCTGCCCCTTTGTAGGCTTTGTTCCATGTAATGTAGCTTTGGCTTGGAGAGGTCTGGGTTTAGAGAGGCAGAGAGCTCACTCTGTCTCACAGGTGTTCATCCTTGGGCCTGGCTTCTGAGGAACATCCAGCTAGTGCTGTGCATTTTGGGGCTCTGCATGAAAAACAGACCCTGTCCTAGGTCGACTGTGGTGCCAGTCCTTTGGCTGTGCTGTCCTCTGCCAGCATCCCTGGCTGTGAGCTGCTGTCTGACTTCATTCTGCCATTGACCCACAGATGGTTTGGCGAGGACTCAGTGAGCCAgaaaggaggagcagcagcccttgTCTCCAAGGAGCACTGTTGGCCTGAGTGCATCTCTGCCCACAGCCCTTTGTACCTGTGGAGCACATTTGCTGTTCCACACATGTGCTTTATACACATGGGGGTGTGTGGCTCCCTGGGCTCGTCAGCCAGTGACACAGAACCTGGTGGGGTTTGAAGGGCACATTCCTGGCCACATCTGCCTGTGCCAGATGTGCTGACACCTCTCTcctttgcccccagcctgctggAGAGGAAGGAGCTGTGGCGCAGGCAGGCGGAGGAGCGGCTGCGGAACCTGCCCGACCCCGACACCCCCCCTGGGCACACCCTGATGCCCGAGGGACAGCGCCTCGAGACCCTCAGCAACCTCAAACAGAGTAAGAGGGAAAAGACAGTGAGTCCAgctcagaaaaacaaacagtCCCAGGCAGGATAATGGAGAagagacacagggacacattCCTGCCACTTGGAGAGGTGCCTGGATTAGGGCATATATAGGCAGAGTGTGAGCTGGATGCATGGAAAGAGGAATCAGTGTCCTGCAGGTTACAGGACTGGCTCTGGAGCACACTTGTCCACTGGACTTGATGTCAGGGTTGCTATTGCTCCTAAAATCTTAGAAAAATtttggctggaagggaccttcagaGGTGTCTCATCCAATCCTTGGTTCTCAAAGCTGGAGCAGGTCCCTCAGGTCTTCATCTAGCTGAGGTTTAAATAGAAGGATTCTAGGTCCTTGTTCCAGTGCTGCCATTGTGTTCATAGCTCTAGGAAAAGGATggatttctttgcttttcaacTTACAcaaccttttttcccctctttttacaggccaggagcagctggtgaAGGACCTGGTTCTGCTGCCCATGCGTGGGGACAGCCTCCGGATGCAGAAGAGGCGGGTGGAGCTCGAGAGGAAGCTCTCCCAGATAGACGAGGCAATCAAAATTTTCTCAAGGCCAAAAGTCTTCATCAAGTTGGACTCCTGAGCTGGTGGGGCCaggtgtgctgtgctgctctgcctgaacaTCCTTTGTTGCTGGGCAGGAATGGACATCATGttttgggagggaaggagaggaagcCAAGTTCCAGACCCTGGGCCCATGCAGGTGCCCATAACAGTGTCCAGTGCACAGCTGGCATCTCCTGCTCACCTTTCAGTGCTGTGTCTTGTCCACAGAAAAGGGAGGAAGATGCCCTAATAAAGGCCCTGCTCAGTGGTCTGGGGAGCAGttgtctctgctgcttggctTCTCACAgatcagctctctgctctgGGTCTGTGGCATCACTTctactttccctttttttcctacttCTAGAAACTGGTAGGAGGTCTcttgtgctgctgcctgtggtATTCCTAGTCATTCTCTTTCTCCTGAGCTGGACCATGGTCATGGCTCATCCTGAGCACCTGAGAGCTCAGGGGAACAGCTTGGGGACAAGAAGGAGGCACAGAGCTTCAGTGTTCtctgcccagggaagggctgagctGTCAGGAGGGTCCGGTCGGATGTCTGGAGAAGTCTTTGttgtctgtggggctggagaTACTCCAATAAACCATCATTTCCATCTTGCAGTGTGTGTGCAGCTCCCAGtgggcccagcagggcctgggagTGGTGTGGGCAGCAAAACCATCAGTGCAGGCAGGGGATCATGGACTGGAGAATGTGCAAAATCCTGCTGGATCTCCATCCAGgctggcaggacagggctggaagGTGCCATCACGTAGGTGAGCTCTCTGCTGCCTTACCTTCAGATGCCATGCAGGAACCTTGCAGACCTTTTCAGGGATTTGCTGCATGAAGCAAAGAAGCTGTGAGGGATGGCTGGAGGGCTTGGTGCATCTCCTGCTCAGCAGAGGCACAGTGCCACAGCTTGGAGCCACATCCAGCTGAATTAGCAGAATCTCCAAGGGGGGCTTGCCCCGATCACCTTGCTGgggctctgtctgcagacaGTGCTGCCCTCAGGGGGAGCACTTTTACCCCTGAAATCCCATCAGGTTTTCCCTTCTTGCAGCTTGTGCTGTTGCTCCATCTCCATTTGCTACACAGGGTGGATTTGCTACTGTGTGTGGATTTTCCAAGCAGCTGCCTTtttgcaggggctgctccatcctggCCAGGATTTTGTGGGGTGGGGATATTGTGGAGTATCCTATGCCTGTGCCACCTGGCAcactgcagtgccctgggatgtcagggctgaggctgctgccaagGGGTGGGGAATATTTTGGCACTCGAGGGCTGGAGGAGGTGAGATGCCAACTGGAAAATCACCTCATGTGCCCCTGGGGCCACCTCAGGGCAAACCCCAGGCAGGCTGAGCCGGCTGGGTGAGAGTGGCTGGgggccatgggcacagcccctgggcacctccctgccccaaaccagcctgggctaaccagccctgctgccagatctgcctctgctctgtCTGGGCCCTGGCTGTGTGCCATGAGTGTcctcagcccagcctgccctggcctcAGGCTCTGAACAGAGAGTGGTGCTGGCTTTTCAGACCCCGAGAGCTGCAGGGCTTCCTCCTTGCCAGTCCCACCACAAGCCCTTGGCAGCAGTGAGTGCCACCATCAGCTTGGCCCCTTTGGGAGAGGGACTGAGGGTGCtgggagctccagcagagcagcaggggcaggtgtgGACCCCCCCTTGCCCTGAGCTTGGGGCTGAAGGAGGAGGATGGGGCTGCAATGTCCCCAGCAGCCTTAGCAGGGCTGAGTGAcagccaaggtgctgctgccaggccaggtgtCCCCTGCATTAGTgagggccctgcagcagggacaaggTGGGAATGGGGGGACCAAGCAAGGCTGACTGCATCAGGCCATCAGCTGCCCAAAACAGCCTGGACATGTGTCCTGGGGCAGGCACAATGAGTCTCAGTGGGgtcacccagcacagcagcaaagGTCGAGGCCACAgcccccaggcactgccttctgtgcacagggctggggaacccacccagtgtccccctcctccctgcagtgACATCAACCAGGGACAAGCACGGTGCTTTCTAGAAAAAGTTTTACTGTCCATTGCAATATATTAATGATGCATATTTcaataaaacaattaaaaaccCCTGCTTGCTTGGAAGAGGAGGCAAGGGCGCTCAgaggggcagtgcccagctcgAGTGGGTCCCACAGTGGGGCTCCTGGGGTCACAGGGGgtgggagcaggcagagggCAGCCCCTCTCCACCCCTGCCCACTGGCCACATCATCACCCTGGTGTCCACATCCAGATCAGCAGAACCCCATCACGGACCCCTGTGGCTATAGGGTGAGGAGGGTGCCATCCTCCCGTGCgctgcccctgccagggctgccgtcgtggctgcccagggactgcagggagCCCCGTGAGCTGTGTGGGGACAGGCTCCTCCGCAGGGCTCCGTCAGCGGGGCCCCCGTTGGGGCAGCCCCCAGGGATGTAGTGCGAGGCACTGTCGCTCTCGATGACCAGGTCTCCCTCCTCGTCGCTCTCGGCCGTGCTGTAGTTGCTCAGGTACTgcgaggctgggctgggggtctgctggctgggggtgctgtCCGTGGACACGCCGGAGCTGCCCGAGGCCTTGCTGCTGCGGATGACGTTGTTGCGCTGGTTGGCCGGCTTGACGGTGATGATCAGGTTGTGGCTGTTGGCCACCATCATGTCCGTCACCTGGTCCAGCGACTTGCCGGCCACGTCGATGCCGTTCACCTCGAGGATCTCGTCGCTGACCGCCAGCAGCCCCGTGCTCTCGGCCAGGCCGCCCTTCACCAGGCGGGAGATGAAGATGCCGGGCACCTTCTCGACGCCCTGCGGGGCCACGCGCACGCTGACGCCGTCGCGGATGTAGAAGCCCAGCGGTTTGTCGGAGCCGTGCTTGTGCAGCCGCACGCGCCGGTGCGTCTCGGGCAGGATGTCCACGTCGATGATGGAGGAGATCTGGCGGAAGTCCTGGGGCATCCCGATCAGCAGGTGAGGCTTGGCCCGGTAGTGCGCTGGCCGCAGCAGCCCCTTCTTCTTCCGCTGCAGGGAGTTGGAGGCGAAGACGCTGGCGTCAGACTCTGCTGTAGGGAGCCAGGGAGGGAGGACACGGGTCAGgcgctgctgtggctgctggggatGTGAGCACCCGCCCTTGGCCCCAGGTGCTGGggcagtgctcagcacaagggcccTGCTCACAGCTTTCACTGCCTTTTTCTCCCCGCATCATCAGCCtggctctccctgcagcctgtcTCCGCTGGGGCCCATCTCCTGGGATTACCCAGCGTACACAGGCACACAGGCCAGGATTAGTGGGATCGAGGCAGTGATTCAGCCTTAATCACACTTTAAGCCAAACTCTGCAGTTTAACACTagagctgccagctctgatggcctgggagctgcagccatgccccagtttgggtttggggagaGAGGATTCCCCCACATAAGTGTGCTGTGGTGGCAACCAACTCCCTTAGGGAGAGTCCAAGCCCAGGAGACAGCACCAGAGtcctcagccccaccagggcAGGGCTATTGCTGGTGTGGGTTGGTGATAGCCACCACTGTGTCCTGCAGAACTCTGCCATTCCCAAGGACAGAGACTCCCCACCTCCTGGAAATTcatctcagggctgcagcatccTGAGAGCCCCTGAATATCCCAGACTGTGATTTGTGCCCATGTCCCTTACTCCACCATCAGGCGCCTTCATACAGGGTTTGACTCCCTCCTTCTGGACCGtggcctggagctgctctgtgggacCCAGCTCCAACCCATCCCTCTTGGCCTCATCCACCAGGTGCTGGGGAGTAGCCCCTGGTTCCTCTCTGGTTTCTCCCCATCTCTTTCCATGGGGGAGCCCACATCTGGATGCTCCATGGTCAGTACATTCCACACAGTGTCCCCCACCAGCACCTggacactgctgcagctgcagggctgccagggatgtccccaagcCCAGGGGACATGGGATTTCTCCCTAGCCaagccagcctgccagggctccTGGTTTATAAATatctccctgcacacacagccttGGCATATTTTTAGCTCGGGGAAGGGTGGCGGAGGCTTTCCCACAGCTATTTCAGCACACAGCTCCTCTCCAAGGGGCGCAGAGTGGCGGGGCCAGGCAGGTCCAGCAGCCAAGGATGGGCCCCATGGTGGCCCTGGCAATGTCCCACACTTTCCCCTGCCCTTCCAGTGAGCCTTGGCCCAGGCAAGGAGGGGCAGCACCAttgtcccagccaggctgccctgcagggatgcCCTCACCCAACGGGGTGATGGCACTGAGGGGAGCCCAGGTGCAGCCTTTGCTTTTTGCCCTGCTGTGGCAggactggctgctgcagagcccactgCCAGGAGcacacctgtgtgtgtgcacagctccctgcaccCGGTGGGGTGAGAGGCTCTGCAGCCACATTCCTCAGCGACCCAGACCGGTTCAACGACAGCCCAGCCTCGGGATGACCTGGATCCATTTTAAATTAGCTGTGATTCACCCAGGACTTGCTCCTGGCCTCTCTGCTCACCTCCCTGTGGTGCTGGCAGCCCCAAGGCCCCTTTCCTGCGGGCACAGCTGGGTGCTGGGGCTCCCTggtgctgcctgcctgccttccttaTCATGCTGCCCATGGAGccaggctctccctgctccctctgcacaCTGTGTGTCTTGGCACAGTCAGCTGGGTCCTCACaggcttctccagcagctccttggatGGCTCTTGGGAGCAGGAGTGATGGTCCCACTGCAGCCTTGCACCCCCTACACTGGCTCTCCATGTCACAGCCTGGGTCCCAGCATtgggccaggagcaggggatggTTCAGTGCTGGCAGTGACAGCCCCTGAGCACACcatgagctccagcagcctggatcactgctctgccagcccccaCACCATCAGCCACAGGGGAAACACATGTCCAGGGCATCCCACAGCACCCTGATGCAAAAGCCCAGGAAAACTgacacagcagccagggctggctaCCAGCATCACCTCTCACTCAGAGACTTCATACCGCTAACCTGAGCTGGAAACACAGACTCACTCTGGATGCCGTGCTGACCCTGTGGCTCTGCGTCAGGCTCTGGCTCTGTGAACTGCTGACTGATGGTGCTGAGAAAGAGAAAACCTCGGTGCTGCTAAACTGAGTGGAAGGGGACGGGCTTGTTTTCCCTGAAAACAGGAGAAATACTCAGAGTGTTTGTCCCTTGGAGGCTTTTATCCTCACCAGGACACTGCTATCAGGATGCTATCAGGTGTACCTGTGCAAGGAAGTGGTTCCCTGGGAATATGCCACTAAGATAAGGGCAGGGAGGCACCAAGCCTCTTCCCAACACCACCAGAAatccagcagcacctggcaccCTGAGAGCTCTGCCAAAATGACGGCTGCTGCCTCCTCAGGGCAGgaagctggatggggctgctggcacagcactcACAGGAGCTATACAGGTGTTATCTGGGAGCCCACGCTGGCTTGGCTGGAACACACAACTTCAAAGGGGTGAATTGCAAGGATCTGCCTTTGCTCACCAGGTCGcacggggctgggctgaggcaggtgccctgggctgccagggagagccctggcagggttCTGGcagcctcccagtgccaccatcaccacatcCATCCACCAAAGCAGTGGCTGGAGGGAGCGTGAccagccaggccctgctggcacagcccaaaaGTGGAACCAGCAGTACTGCAGGCTGTGGCTCATCTCTCTTGGTAGGAAGACACATCCAGTGCCCCGCTTACCCTTCTTCTGGATGATGACCCTGAGGAGGGGGTTGGCAGAGGACAGGGCTTTGTGGTAGTTGTCGTCGTTGTTGATGGGCAGGAGGTCCCCGTGGATGTCTGTGTAGCCCAGGAGCACATCCACCCGCGGGATCTGGTGcactgtctgcagcagctggtaGAAGTCCTGGAAGCTGCCGGCGCTGGAGCGCTTCATGGCAAAGCGGCGAAATTCAGCGTCAAACTGCaggggaggatgaggaagaggaggaagagggtgaccctgggcagggctggccctgatGCAGGCAGGGCATCACACAGAGCTGCCCCGGGGCAGGCAGAGCCGGTCAGGAGGAGCCCGTCCCAAGAACAAAGTAAGAGGAGGGAAGCCGTTTTTGTGCCCAAACGCTGAAGCGATGGGGCAGAGATGGCCCCGCGGTGGAGGAAGGACCCTCTGGCCGTACCACCAACCGTGGCAGACCCCGCGCTGCCGGGAGCCCTTCCCTGCGACACGGGCGCTGCCGTAGCACCTGGTGAGCAACAGCGCTAATTAATGCCTCCTTCCGTCACGACGAACGGGAAGCCAATTAAGAACAGGCTGAGGAGCGCTGCGAGGATCGCGCTGCCCGGGGGGGGTCACACCCCAGCTGTCGGGGCAGGCGGTGCCACCACGTCCTGGGAGGGAGGGCACCCTGCACCCTGCCGGGGGTCCTGAGCAGGCAGTGCACAGCTGGATAAGGGTGCACAGCTGGATAAGGGTGCAGAAAGGGAGTGCACGCAGCTGGGTGAGCACAGTGATGGGTGGATGGGCACAGGTGGACGAAGGTGCATGTCTGGGTGACCGCACACATCTGGGCAAGGGTGTGCCAGGTGAGCGCATATCTGGGTGAGCAGACACGTCTGCGGGAGACCACAGCCGGGCGAGCG
Encoded here:
- the ENKD1 gene encoding enkurin domain-containing protein 1 is translated as MCEGPSRISGPIPPDPGLFPEYYKRPLSARGRLEGNAQRLFLTSSPLDPVPSPCLALGSAQPAPRVRPSGKEFLERGQKGTLSLLLQLQGISLDGAVPAKRKEAKDYEKENVRRIKEIQRKCKEKERAQEHSQPKPVKALWKSQKYENVESKVKAKLQETSPPANPEAVNFLRAYSRCGSGIRPCRPLSPRPARAKAGADTEAQGAETKLQVEGRSVDFIRHNACSAKRAPLRRSQSLQALAQLLQHRQQEQEQYNATQKGHVPQYLLERKELWRRQAEERLRNLPDPDTPPGHTLMPEGQRLETLSNLKQSQEQLVKDLVLLPMRGDSLRMQKRRVELERKLSQIDEAIKIFSRPKVFIKLDS
- the PARD6A gene encoding partitioning defective 6 homolog alpha isoform X1 — protein: MAKHHRTPARSAEPVIEVKSKFDAEFRRFAMKRSSAGSFQDFYQLLQTVHQIPRVDVLLGYTDIHGDLLPINNDDNYHKALSSANPLLRVIIQKKAESDASVFASNSLQRKKKGLLRPAHYRAKPHLLIGMPQDFRQISSIIDVDILPETHRRVRLHKHGSDKPLGFYIRDGVSVRVAPQGVEKVPGIFISRLVKGGLAESTGLLAVSDEILEVNGIDVAGKSLDQVTDMMVANSHNLIITVKPANQRNNVIRSSKASGSSGVSTDSTPSQQTPSPASQYLSNYSTAESDEEGDLVIESDSASHYIPGGCPNGGPADGALRRSLSPHSSRGSLQSLGSHDGSPGRGSAREDGTLLTL
- the PARD6A gene encoding partitioning defective 6 homolog alpha isoform X2, which gives rise to MAKHHRTPARSAEPVIEVKSKFDAEFRRFAMKRSSAGSFQDFYQLLQTVHQIPRVDVLLGYTDIHGDLLPINNDDNYHKALSSANPLLRVIIQKKESDASVFASNSLQRKKKGLLRPAHYRAKPHLLIGMPQDFRQISSIIDVDILPETHRRVRLHKHGSDKPLGFYIRDGVSVRVAPQGVEKVPGIFISRLVKGGLAESTGLLAVSDEILEVNGIDVAGKSLDQVTDMMVANSHNLIITVKPANQRNNVIRSSKASGSSGVSTDSTPSQQTPSPASQYLSNYSTAESDEEGDLVIESDSASHYIPGGCPNGGPADGALRRSLSPHSSRGSLQSLGSHDGSPGRGSAREDGTLLTL